One window of the Salmo trutta chromosome 35, fSalTru1.1, whole genome shotgun sequence genome contains the following:
- the LOC115174738 gene encoding signal recognition particle 9 kDa protein encodes MPYYQTWEEFARAAEKLYLTDPMKVRVVLKYRHCDGNLCIKVTDDAVCLQYKTDQAQDVKKIEKLHGKLMRLMVSKESGAVEMD; translated from the exons ATGCCTTATTATCAAACATGGGAAGAGTTCGCTCGTGCAGCAGAAAAACTATATTTGACAGATCCAAtgaag GTCAGGGTGGTTCTCAAATACAGACACTGTGATGGTAACCTTTGCATCAAAGTCACCGATGATGCAGTG TGTTTACAATACAAGACGGACCAGGCCCAGGACGTGAAGAAGATAGAGAAACTGCATGGCAAACTGATGAGGCTTATGGTGTCCAAGGAAAGTGGTGCTGTGGAAATGGACTGA
- the ephx1 gene encoding epoxide hydrolase 1, producing the protein MFTEVLLALVVGGVIYFLVQKSKRHQLKSEDGWWGEGTPPDREEDVSIRPYTVRTDKEELEDLYRRIDQTRSFPSLEDSQFTYGFNSQYLQNVVSYWRHDFDWRRQVEKLNKYPHYKTNIEGIDVHYVHVRPKNLPEGVTAVPLLMVHGWPGSFYEFYRMIPLLTEPSNPDDIVFEVVCPSIPGYCFSEAPHKKGFDSVCAARVFHKLMKRLGFQQFYAHGGDWGWIVTTNMAQLEPKIIKGLHLNFAPPSKPGLPMVLSIMLGRHFPKMFGFNEHDIQRIYPVVQNLVVESVKESGYMHIQATKPDTVGRGLNDSPVGLAAYILEKFSTWTDHDFRNLDDGGLTRKFSLDDLLTNVMIYWTSGCIISSMRFYKENFSKGLDQPHSKMPVHVPTGFACFPNELMHTPKLWVQQKYRKLKTFTPMARGGHFAAMEEPELMAQDIQNFTKMQEKRKK; encoded by the exons ATGTTTACAGAGGTTCTGTTAGCCCTGGTGGTGGGAGGAGTGATCTACTTTCTGGTGCAGAAGAGTAAGAGGCATCAGCTGAAGAGTGAGGATGGCTGGTGGGGGGAGGGGACTCCCCCGGACAGGGAGGAAGATGTCAGCATTCGCCCGTACACAGTCCGGACGGATAAGGAGGAGTTGGAG GACCTGTACAGGAGAATAGACCAGACCCGATCCTTCCCTTCTCTAGAGGACAGCCAGTTCACCTACGGTTTCAACTCCCAGTATCTGCAGAATGTGGTCTCCTACTGGAGACATGATTTTGACTGGAGGAGACAGGTGGAGAAACTGAACAAATACCCACATTACAAAACCAACATTGAAG GCATTGACGTCCACTACGTCCATGTGCGGCCCAAGAACCTCCCTGAGGGCGTGACTGCTGTGCCTTTGCTCATGGTGCACGGCTGGCCAGGCTCTTTCTACGAGTTCTACAGGATGATACCCCTTTTGACTGAACCCTCCAACCCAGACGACATCGTGTTTGAGGTGGTCTGTCCCTCCATCCCTGGGTACTGCTTCTCTGAGGCTCCACATAAGAAAG GTTTTGACTCGGTTTGTGCGGCCCGTGTGTTCCACAAGCTGATGAAGAGACTGGGTTTCCAACAGTTCTATGCTCACGGAGGAGACTGGGGATGGATCGTCACCACCAACATGGCCCAGCTGGAGCCCAA AATAATCAAAGGCTTGCATCTCAACTTTGCTCCCCCCTCCAAGCCGGGCCTGCCCATGGTTCTGTCTATAATGCTGGGCCGCCATTTCCCCAAGATGTTTGGCTTCAATGAGCACGACATCCAGCGCATCTACCCCGTTGTGCAAAACCTAGTGGTGGAGTCTGTCAAGGAGTCAGGATACATGCACATCCAGGCCACCAAGCCTGACACTGTGG GTCGAGGGTTGAATGATTCTCCAGTGGGTCTTGCTGCTTATATCTTGGAGAAGTTTTCCACCTGGACTGACCATGACTTCAGGAACCTGGATGATGGAGGACTTACGAG GAAGTTCAGTCTGGATGACCTGCTGACCAACGTGATGATCTACTGGACATCTGGCTGCATCATCTCCTCCATGCGCTTCTACAAGGAGAACTTCAGCAAGGGTCTTGACCAGCCACACTCAAA GATGCCAGTGCACGTGCCCACCGGTTTTGCCTGCTTCCCCAACGAGCTGATGCACACCCCCAAGCTGTGGGTGCAGCAGAAGTACCGCAAGCTGAAGACCTTCACGCCCATGGCCCGAGGAGGACACTTCGCCGCCATGGAGGAGCCAGAACTCATGGCCCAGGACATCCAGAACTTCACCAAGATgcaggagaagaggaagaagtgA
- the LOC115174360 gene encoding transcription factor 24, with protein MAEKQLEDPKSIPAEQTKMYSQNQFSLRTPQPGHRQSTRRDPKKWVRSGCVNGVQPSRAMKSHHSPENAARERSRVRNLRQAFHSLQAALPSVPRDTKLSKLDVLVLATDYIAYLTETLDQGGPLSELPLPPRAGGYLHPVKKWPMRSLLYCGSVGGLLSANQTPVSGEETHPLTPSPEVNMDRSI; from the exons ATGGCTGAAAAGCAGCTGGAGGATCCTAAGTCCATCCCAGCAGAGCAGACCAAGATGTATTCACAGAACCAGTTCAGTCTGAGAACACCACAGCCTGGACATAGACAGTCCACACGTAGGGATCCTAAGAAGTGG GTGAGGTCTGGGTGTGTTAATGGGGTGCAGCCTAGCAGGGCCATGAAGTCCCATCACTCCCCAGAGAACGCGGCCAGGGAGAGGAGTCGTGTCCGTAACCTCCGCCAGGCCTTCCACAGCCTGCAGGCAGCCCTGCCCTCCGTCCCCCGTGACACCAAGCTCTCCAAGCTGGACGTCCTGGTCCTGGCCACCGACTACATCGCCTACCTTACTGAGACCCTGGATCAGGGAGGGCCTCTGTCTGAACTCCCACTACCCCCCAGGGCAGGGGGCTACCTCCACCCAGTCAAG AAGTGGCCGATGCGCTCCTTGCTGTACTGTGGGAGTGTGGGAGGactgctgtcagccaatcagacgCCAGTGTCAGGAGAGGAGACACATCCACTGACCCCTAGCCCAGAGGTCAACATGGACAGATCCATTTAG